Proteins encoded in a region of the Anopheles ziemanni unplaced genomic scaffold, idAnoZiCoDA_A2_x.2 U_30, whole genome shotgun sequence genome:
- the LOC131292791 gene encoding uncharacterized protein LOC131292791 — protein MPKTRSVAAIAEGREFGESTAGPSDTENSMDTTVVNRFSEVEEMERQIAEEEQHHQREVELRQKLLAMRVQHRKEIEALEKQCVKPKCSSSIKEDDTDDAYQGQPYSFRDIEEGIEEYDGTASVSTWLSDLEATATMARWTERQKAIMCRKKLTGTAKAFIVTLQAGIDYQQLKWELQREFGEVVRASDVHRQLTARRRGNRESALDYVYAMQKIAQPIQLDEQSICEYIADSYTNDEKLRATLYEAQTIGELKSKLKFLERAASKEAPKRPLVREQRGAMENAKKRNCFSCGSSTHQLAEYPTKQEGPTCFKCGATGHRAKECANSRERKPQCFACGDIGHVSGKCTKKSTRVQTLTTTFPEVHVTIRNKENKAVVDTCSEVTLMRYDLFQELKLSPGELKPSVRIIRGYGGKQHNVCGEVTIEAGIDEVIEKIQFVVVPLGSIDSRLLIGLDVLGKVNYVIQNGSVKITKQVKHDKEPPNEDYHRVLRITCNDVQELDVPSKYRSVISGLVNNYNPSTNSNTESEMRIRMEGQEVVRTIPRRLAPLEKEIVKKQVREWLSDGIIQPSRSPYASAVVVVPKKDGSYRMCVDYREVNKLIVRDSYPMPNVEEQIDQLADARVYSVLDLKNSYFHVKVEEKSRQYTSFVTSDGQYEFLRAPFGLCISGNAFGRFINTALQELITDGTIMAFVDDIIIPATDEEHGLTALRRVLEVARYAGLQFNWKKCVFLKRRVEYLGYTIYDGRIEPSSQKIEKIPNYILTRVKKLSQAYCCSALKKTENYIRVIIIAG, from the exons ATGCCAAAAACACGATCGGTAGCGGCGATCGCTGAGGGGCGGGAGTTCGGAGAATCAACGGCCGGTCCATCAGATACGGAAAATAGCATGGATACCACTGTGGTGAACCGTTTTTCCGAGGTGGAGGAAATGGAACGACAGATCGCGGAAGAAGAGCAACACCATCAGCGCGAAGTGGAGTTGCGACAAAAGTTGCTGGCTATGAGAGTGCAACACCGCAAGGAGATCGAGGCTTTGGAGAAACAATGCGTCAAGCCCAAATGCTCCAGCTCTATAAAGGAAGACGACACAGATGACGCCTACCAAGGACAGCCTTACTCATTCCGAGATATCGAGGAAGGCATCGAGGAGTACGATGGTACGGCAAGCGTAAGCACGTGGCTATCTGACCTTGAAGCCACCGCTACCATGGCCCGTTGGACAGAGAGGCAGAAGGCAATTATGTGCCGTAAAAAACTTACTGGTACGGCGAAGGCATTTATCGTGACGTTGCAAGCAGGTATAGACTACCAACAGCTGAAATGGGAGTTGCAGAGAGAGTTCGGGGAAGTTGTTCGGGCAAGTGACGTACACCGCCAACTAACAGCACGGCGGCGTGGTAACCGAGAATCGGCGCTCGATTACGTGTACGCCATGCAAAAAATCGCTCAGCCCATCCAACTTGACGAACAAAGCATTTGCGAATACATAGCAGACAGCTACACTAACGACGAAAAGTTGAGGGCAACGCTTTATGAGGCCCAGACTATTGGGGAGCTAAAAAGCAAACTAAAATTCTTAGAGCGTGCTGCAAGTAAGGAAGCACCAAAGAGACCATTGGTGAGAGAGCAACGAGGGGCAATGGAAAACGCCAAGAAGCGTAATTGTTTCAGTTGTGGCAGTAGCACTCACCAACTAGCTGAATACCCAACGAAACAAGAGGGCCCCACGTGTTTCAAGTGTGGTGCGACGGGGCATCGTGCCAAAGAGTGCGCGAATTCGCGCGAAAGAAAGCCGCAGTGTTTTGCGTGTGGCGATATTGGCCATGTATCCGGGAAGTGTACGAAGAAAAGCACCAGAGTGCAAACTCTGACAACTACCTTTCCCGAAGTCCATGTGACAATTCgcaacaaagaaaacaaagcagTGGTGGACACATGCAGCGAGGTAACGCTCATGCGATACGACCTGTTCCAGGAACTTAAACTCAGCCCAGGTGAATTAAAGCCATCTGTACGGATAATAAGAGGCTACGGTGGAAAGCAACACAATGTATGTGGCGAGGTGACGATCGAGGCGGGCATAGACGAAGTGATAGAAAAAATCCAATTCGTGGTGGTACCGTTAGGGTCCATAGATTCAAGGTTACTTATCGGACTGGACGTGCTCGGTAAGGTAAATTACGTAATCCAGAACGGAAGtgtgaaaataacaaaacaagtgAAGCACGACAAAGAGCCGCCAAATGAGGACTATCATCGGGTGCTTCGGATAACATGTAACGATGTGCAAGAGCTAGACGTACCGTCAAAGTATCGGAGCGTAATAAGTGGACTTGTTAACAATTATAACCCCTCGACAAACTCTAATACAGAGAGCGAGATGCGAATACGCATGGAAGGGCAAGAAGTGGTACGCACCATACCTAGAAGATTGGCTCCGTTAGAAAAGGAAATAGTGAAGAAACAAGTGCGCGAATGGTTAAGCGATGGAATAATCCAGCCGTCGCGAAGCCCTTATGCCAGTGCGGTGGTAGTTGTTCCAAAAAAAGACGGATCATATCGGATGTGCGTAGATTATCGCGAGGTGAACAAACTGATCGTACGGGATTCGTATCCGATGCCCAACGTAGAAGAACAAATCGATCAATTAGCAGACGCTCGTGTATATAGTGTGCTGGATCTCAAGAACTCATATTTTCATGTGAAGGTGGAGGAGAAAAGTCGCCAATATACGTCGTTTGTGACATCCGATGGACAGTATGAGTTCTTACGGGCTCCGTTTGGATTGTGTATCAGCGGAAACGCGTTCGGACGTTTCATCAACACTGCGCTTCAAGAGCTGATAACGGACGGCACCATCATGGCCTTCGTTGACGATATCATCATACCAGCTACCGACGAGGAACATGGATTGACGGCGTTACGGCGGGTGCTAGAGGTGGCACGATATGCAGGACTTCAATTCAACTGGAAGAAATGTGTCTTCCTAAAACGACGTGTAGAATATTTGGGATACACAATCTACGATGGACGCATTGAACCGTCATCccaaaaaatagaaaag ATACCGAACTACATACTGACGCGAGTAAAGAAGCTCTCGCAGGCATACTGTTGCAGCGCGCTGAAGAAGACGGAAAATTACATCCGTGTTATTATTATAGCAGGTTGA